In the Macrobrachium rosenbergii isolate ZJJX-2024 chromosome 23, ASM4041242v1, whole genome shotgun sequence genome, one interval contains:
- the LOC136851205 gene encoding testis-specific gene A8 protein-like yields MSFSGTLLMGVVALAMGRASSSFVPEPRLSTLSCGSHTMKPGERVAIQSPNFPSNYKVNDRCQYEITCNPTASTYLEFICPVFQLESSNNCAADRFILASHGDRAVKCGSDSPDGTITSDGWARITFFSNSRRTAKGFRCFIWCREQTTTAPPTTTPAPTTAAPTTTAAPTTTAAPTTTAAPTTTAAPTTTAAPTTTAAPTTTAAPTTTAAPTTTAAPTTTAAPTTTAAPTTTAAPTTTAAPTTTAAPTTTAAPTTTAAPTTTAKC; encoded by the exons ATGAGTTTCTCTGGTACATTGTTGATGGGCGTCGTCGCTCTGGCGATGGGCAGGGCATCGAGCTCCTTCGTTCCTGAGCCTCGCTTGAGTACCCTTTCCTGTGGCTCCCATACCATGAAACCAGGAGAACGAGTCGCCATCCAGTCACCCAATTTTCCTTCCAACTACAAAGTCAACGACAG GTGCCAGTATGAAATCACTTGCAATCCAACGGCATCAACATATCTTGAATTCATATGTCCGGTATTCCAACTAGAATCTTCGAACAACTGTGCCGCAGACCGTTTCATTTTGGCATCTCATGGAGATCGCGCAGT GAAATGTGGTTCTGATTCTCCTGACGGCACCATAACATCAGATGGATGGGCAAgaatcaccttcttcagcaacaGCCGGAGAACCGCCAAAGGCTTCCGATGCTTCATCTGGTGCCGAGAACAGACAACAACAGCTCCTCCCACCACTACTCCTGCACCAACCACTGCTGCCCCTACAACCACTGCTGCTCCTACCACCACTGCTGCCCCTACAACCACCGCTGCTCCAACAACCACTGCTGCACCCACCACCACCGCTGCTCCAACAACCACTGCTGCTCCAACAACCACTGCTGCACCTACCACAACTGCTGCACCCACCACCACCGCTGCTCCAACAACCACTGCTGCACCTACCACAACTGCTGCACCCACCACCACCGCTGCTCCAACAACCACTGCTGCACCTACCACAACTGCTGCACCCACCACCACCGCTGCTCCAACAACCACTGCGGCACCTACAACCACAGCAAAGTGTTAA